From the genome of Solanum dulcamara chromosome 12, daSolDulc1.2, whole genome shotgun sequence:
TTGATGTTTGTATTTGTCTGACCTTAGTTTTGTTGCAACTGTAGATTGACCCACGCCACCGTTATGGGCATAACTTGCACATGTACTATAAAGAATGGTGTAAATCTGATGCTGGTCAGCCATTTTTCTTTTGGTAAGAAAGCTGAATGCGATGGAAGCTCTATCCCATAAATTTTGGATTGAAAATGCAGTTTTGTGCTTTATTCCTGGTTTTCAGGAACTGttgtaaaaaaaatcttttttttttaatgttggaGTTCATGACTAACGCTGTATGACAAAGGGCAATGTGCTAATTCTTGGAgtaaaatatcaatatatattgTTTATGTAGCTTACCCTTTATACTTGTTGAATAAGGTTCTAGAAATAATTACAAAAGAGAAACACTACAGAATTTGATATATAGTCCTAATAATaggaataattttaaaaaaattagtggAACCGTGTGTTGTCGATAAGATAAAATCAACATAAATGCTAATGTATTTGGACATGAATGATTATTCCATGTATTGCAGTTCTAATCTGTACAGGAAGTTGAGGCATTAATTTACTGCTTGGGCAGTTGACTAATCTTGTGCTACTCCAGTATGAAGTCTAGAACATTGTGCATTGTTGGGTTCTGTTTTAATTTTACTGTAGTCTTTGTACTATATGCATAATGCAACATGATTTATGAAGTTACTTGTAAGAAATAGTCAGGAGTAACTAATGTTCTGAAACATGTGCAGGTTGGATCTTGGAGATGGCAAAAAGGTTGATCTTAAAGAATGTCCCAGATCTAAGCTTCAGAAACAAAGTATCAAGTACCTTGGACCCGTATGTGCTGACTCTTTTGTTTCTTATTGCAATTCAAATCATAATGTTTAGCATCAGTATACAAATGGCTCCTCATATCTATGCACTGATGTTGGTTTCTCTTTACTGATCCGTATGATTTGCTCTATCGTATACCATGTAATATTAATTTTACTTCTATtgcatgttctcatatgtaCTTTTTTTGTCCTTAATTAAAAAGGGGGTATATACTTCGTCTATTAAGTGAAGGTGTAAATTCTACATAATTTCCTTAGTTGCATTGTTTGATATCACCATGCTCCTAATTGCTCCCTTTATCTTTCTATAATCAGCAAGAGAGAGAACATTATGAGTATGTAGTGGCTGAGGGGAAGATACTTCATAACCTAACTGGAAATCATCTTGATACAACCAATGGGGTGCCAGGGGCTAAATGGATTTTTGTAATGAGCACCTCAAAGAGACTCTATGCTGGCGAGGTGAGTGGTAAAAGTTACTACAGAAATGCTTTAATGATGATTATCCTGCAAATTGTTTTTCCTCTGTTAACACGGAAGGTTTGTTATTCTAATGTCTTGCAGAAGAAGAAAGGACTATTTCATCATTCCAGCTTTCTTGCGGGTGGAGCTACTTTTGCTGCTGGAAGACTAGTGGTAAAAGATGGGATACTTAAGGTAATATCTGTTACATCATTGTACTATCTTTAGATTGCATATGCCTGACTTTGAAACTATGTAGAGATCTAAATGCAGATCTGCCATCTCAGCTTTATGAAACATTAGTTATGTCTACGGATCTGAAAAACACTTTCTGCTCCACATTAATATACTTAAGTTGTTCAATGAGAGACCACCCTTCTGCAAAATTTCTGAATTTGCATATAGAGAATTAAAAGCtctaaaaagggcagcccggtgcactaaagctcccgctatgcgcggggtccggggaagggcctgaccacaagggtctattgtacgcagccttgccttgcatttctgccagaggctgtttccaaggcttgaacccgtgacctcctggtcacatggcagcaactttaccagttaaaAGCTctatgaagagaaaattgtcatcccttttgtttcatattgagCCTATTGTTGTGATGTATTATTTGCAAATGAaaggtaagaaagaaaatgGATAATTCCACCTGAATCATAAGCATGTAGCTTGACAGTCAAACCTCGGTCACTGCTTAGGTTGCACAGTGCTGTGCTctgacattttatttttttcagtcTATTTCAGCATATAGCGGGCATTATCGGCCAACTGATGATATACTTGACAGCTTTTTATCATTTCTGAAGGAAAATGGAGTCAACCTGGATGAGGTCGAGGTTAGTGATTTCTGAGTCTTTTGTACTTCCAGATTACGTTCTTACTGTTATGTTCTGGAACACCATCTAATCTGATCATTTCTATAAATTTAGAAATTAATATAGGAAAAGGCACAATGGCCATGCCAAATAAATAGAAAGTACAATCTTAGTGAGACTTGAGGCTGCCGTCCCATCAAGGGTGTCACCACCTACCCTGGGGCTACTTGGCCAAAAAAATTGATCGCCAAAGAAGAGAGAATGCCTAATCCCCTATAACTCTGAACATCCGATAGTACATAATTGCCTTGGTTCATTTCAGTTTGAGATGCTCAGTAACCGTGGTTTATTTCCTCTTTTCTTACCATTCCTGCTAATGTGATCTAATTTAATGTTTTTTCCTCTTTCCTTATAATGTTCCATTCTACGGTATCTAATCTAATGAATGCTTCCCTTTGATGGAATGGGACAATGCTTATTGGGCCCAAGTATTATGAACGGCCGCTTCTCCTTACCTTATCGTCTACTCTGCATTTGATTTTACTTGTGAATGGTTGTGATTAGTTATCCCATTCTGAATTGAGTTATTACTTGTCATTTTGTATCTGTTTATCAGATAAAAAAGCCAAAAGATGATGATGAGAGCTATGAAGAGAGACAGTCATCTGAGGGTCGCTCTGTGTCTGATCTTTCAAGTATATCAGAATCCCCTCAAGTTGATCTTCTGAAAGACGAGGAAAAAGACTCATCCTCAGAATTAGTGACAAGTCCACAAGCTGAAAAGGCAAGTAGCTATAAGAGAACACTCTCGGGTGGTCTTGAGAGCCCGAGAGCAGAGGTGCCAAAAACTGCAATACTGCAAAGGATTAATTCAAAGAAGTCATCAAAGTCATATCAACTGGGTCATCAACTCTCCCTGAAATGGTCAACAGGTGCAGGTCCAAGAATTGGATGCATTGCTGACTACCCGGTTGAACTAAGGCAGCAGGCCTTGGAACTGACAAACCTCTCACCAAGACCTCTTTCTGCATCATCAGCTCCTTGGAAGGCAGCAGGCCTCGGTGCTCTTGTATCACCTACTAGTGCTTCACCAGTTTTGTGCAATGGTGATGTAACGCGCTTCTAAACCGAAGTTTGTGAAAAGCCCTTGTCATTTTCCATGTTTCCTGCAAACAAGCTGTAGTATGTGCAAAGTAGTAGTTACTTCATTTTGGTCCTCCCTTGTTCCTGTTTTCAAACCTTCTGTTGTGAGTGCAAAGTAGTACTTACTTTTTATTATCAAGAATGTAATAGGATCTCTGCTCTCATAATTAGGATTTAGTAGtaataattttaagttaaaaaaaaaaacacgttATAGTTGGAATGCTGCCATATCTATGTTGAGAAGAGGGTAATAGTAAGGGTATATATTTCCATGTGTTTCGAGTCTGTATTCTCAGAtatcaaaagaagagagaaaagaaattGTCATGATATAAGTTTATTGTATTGTGGAAGTAGATGTTATTAGTTTGAGCTACTTGCAAGTTGTCTTTCTTGATGCTAAACAAACGATTAGCAAGTAGAGACAACTTGTGAGTGGCTTAATCAAACAACTTGTAATTAGCATTCTGAAAAGCCTTACTATAACTCCTTGAATTTCCAATCAAGCAGACAACTAACTTAAGCAGGTAGTTCTCAAGCAGCTTCTCAAAAAGGCTTGCAGCTGCTTCTCGAAAAGTCTTGCCACAACTTCctttcttctataaataaaaagctaaatcaattcattttgtacatcaaattcaagaggaatcaaatatttttagtcACCACTCTTGTTatcttgtatatatttattattttaaataatagaaaaattattgaaaaagtaGTCAAAAGTGATGtctatgggacccactttcactatagtaaatagtatttttactGTAAATGAACAACTCACTGTTTTGGCACCAATACATACTCAATTTTCTCTAAACTATCTCTCTTTCTATTACTCCTTCTTATCAATtagctaagttagtttatttataacacgttatcaacaCGAAACTCTAATTCTCCAgacaaattaacttctatatcaagTATATCAACTGAAGAAATTTcattttagttgtctttgttatttctaaattaatttctatatcatgccaaatttatcaaaacttgagtttgtggcacttgacattatcggaaaaaattatttgtcatggatccttgatgctgaaattcactttgacgctaaaggtcttgatgatactattaaacaagaaaataaagtatCTAACCAAGATAAAGCAAAGGCCATAATTTTTCTccgtcatcatattcatgaaggattaaaaactgaatatttaactgtgaaagacccttttgaattatggactaatttgaaggATCGATATTACCATCTAAAATTTACGGTGTTTTCAAAAGCTCGACATGACTGGATACACCTttgatttcaagattttaaaattgtGACATAGTATAATTCTGTTATTGACAAGGTAAGTTccatattaaaattatgtggagatactatcactgatgatgacttacttgagaaaactCTTTCCACTTTTCACGCCTCAAATGTAttgctacaacaacaatatcgtgaaaatggatttaagaaatattctgaattaattacatgcctATTTGTGGCCGAGCAGAATAATACTCtgctaatgaaaaatcatgaagcccgttcCATCGGGTCTGCTCCATTCCTTGAAGTGAATGTTGTAGCAGCACATAATCAGTCTGAATCAAGACAAAAATAATTATCGTGGCCGCGATCGTGGTCTTAGTCATGGACGTGGGCGAGGACGTGGTAGAGGATGAAACAATTATCGTCAccatgatgaaaataaatatgagaacaataaagttcttcaaaataatCCTCCAGaggtaaatttattatttgCCACCAGTGTGGTATGAAGGATCATTAGACACGTAAACATTTTGTAAAACTTTATCAAGCCTCTttcaaaagaagagataataatgTAGAGGCGcacttgaatttttgaaatgatgataatgaagcaactcccacaaataaatatgaagatattgaagcaaatcttgcttataaagatgatgattttgaaggtctatcaaatattactcatttggaagttgaagattttatgaatattgactgaagaattgatcatctaactgagtataaatattataaaaatagttattgtttacttattatgtttgatattatATTGTCCTTCGTAAAAATGTTTCTTAAGGCAGTGtaattgttataccccatacttgtgtactttgaaatattttcttaagcttcttaaaagtgcCATGTGATCCATACTATTTATCAcgttatcaaacaactctaaggaagggaggatgtgatgccccatctTTGGCATAGACTAATTCCGTAAGggtttgaaaggagttggaggccaaataacaagtcgtggaactcgacttacttgcgtaagttACCAATTTGAATGTCTTACCtaattaagctacttaagtacatgtcgagcttaagtagccaggattacataggttcttaaagtgagacgagattacgaaccaaTAAAAAGGAGCAAAACCTAGATTCCGAACCTACaaaaagaagcaagtaggtgacgtACCTACTTCacgtaggtgatgcacctacttggcgtgagtaggtgatgcacctgctaAGGTAGACCCCaccaaggacatgtggcagcagtGAGGTGGCTGCATGAATGAGATGGTTCCCTAAGAGTTGGACACATggcacccttaggggctgacacgtgtcactcccaAGGAAAGTGTATATAACCCTAAGTTAGGACTAAGAATTTCATTTTGGTCTTCTTTTACACttaaaaacttagagaaaagttgagagaaagCAAGAACAAGAGAGGAACGACCATGACTGCTCCAAATTAGGACCTCGAACCGTAGtccgtaaattaattttctaaggtaTTTTTCgatcaattgaagggagttaATAACGTGGAGTAAGCATTGCGGCAGCAAAAGGAGCTTAACGTGCACACCACACATTTCAGCCAACTTGAGAGACCCACTGGTTAAGGTAAGATATGATCATCGTTTTACATATTTTATGTAAGGGTTTAGACATATTGCAAATGTGTAAACGTGGATTGAAAGTATAAAATTATGTACGTTGGAATTGGGTGTTGTTGGAAGCCGTTTGGGACTATTTGTGTACTTGAAAATGGTGAATTCAttttaattactattttgaTAAATGTTGTTGAAAGCCACGTAAGAGCTGGTTGTAGTTGGACATGGCAACCCAATTTTCATTACCTTTTGGCTGTTATTAGCATGAATTATGTAACGAGAAGAAATGGATTGAATGgttaaaattgaaattgaattgGCCTTGTGGGTTGTTGCGGAACTTACCGTAATATTGACATGGTTTTCTTGTATATAAACGGGTGAGGTTGTGGTAGTTGTGTGGATGATTTGGATGTAAGAAAAGTGAGTaatataggagaggtgctgtccaattttctagaaataaccaACTAACAATGAAGTATGTTCAATGCCCTTCCATAACTTAACTATAGTGCTTAACGCCTTAATATAGGTTAAGGTGCTGTTGGGCAGTGTACATGCTAGGAGGTGAATAAGCGCTCAAGGTATGTAAATCTaaccttttcttcttttggcatgatccatatgaaacaaacggccgatgaatgcttaaattccaatGAAACTCTTATTCTTAAATACAATAGGATGGCTCATATCCTTGATCTCTAGAACTTATATCATTTTGTCTTGATTCATGTGTATGATTTCAGTCGTCCTagtttggtataattcatattttggtataattcctatttcgttataattcatatttggtatAATCCACAATGACAATCGAAGGGTACTTGAAATGACTAttatcttgattttcaaataacgattcattttgattattatattgagtcttaaatgatgatttaaatatataaagttactcactactctgctcgtgtataCTGTTACTACATCTTTCACCCAGTcctgggccgggtatgtattcgtgcagAGTTTCACTGCgttgattcaccgagtccctcactagagggccgggtacaatatatatatgtatgacgatatgatataatgatgagatgatggcgccgggccctataatggtcctacatgtatatgataagttcatcgagtccctaatgggccggatatgatatatgatataagcatgcatgattttatttcataaggtatAGGTACAGTGGTTTCTttagtatcatacttgtctcctcaatctctacttcagatgtgatctcatttatgatatgttatgctttatatactaagtatctatatcgtactgaccccctttcttcggagggctgcgtttcatgcccttAGGTACAAATATGTATTTTAgggatccgccaacttaggattttcACTCAACGATTtgaaagtgctccattgtgctagagcctagattttggtactgccctttgatgtatatattcatttattcaggggtacgatgggggccttgtcccgtcatatgttactattgctattcctagaggtctgtaaacATGTGTGTTGGTTGTGTATAGATGTGGCCCAGTTGTGctgtgacaccccggaattGTTTTCGCAAGGACTCAAATATTTCCTCACATGTGAATAGACTCGGAccagaggacttgtaattctatacatgagttaggattaatttctaagtatttgaagtgtttaGATGTGCTtaggggtcataaaggatctctaacaccaagtcgagtccaaagaactccaatcgattaagttttcggacgagttagtataaggttcaacttcaaacgactatatctcctaggatataaagaactgggtatcacacgacctaccaaattaaaggtatttgagtcttctttacaACGCCACtaagtttgaaatttttgaagttcgaagtcaaaagttatggccattttactacagactagtactgcaggaatttcaggcctgggcgaaatttaggcttggcgctccagtggcgccccacgccactatagtgccagaaaacagcctcagtagtttggggcttggcgcgacgcgccactattagatgtgcaggattttaagcctattttggcttggcactgcagtggcgcgacgcgctactatagcgccagcaagacttttgcccaattttccagatttttgaagaggggcaatttggactttttccaaattatatatacaccatctttggacatttttggaccatttttcaatcctcactctctctctaaaaatccctaatattttccctctcttgttcttcttcttctccaaatctatCTCCAACAAAGGGCGCCTTTAAGagtttcaagaattcaagccttccattgaagacctaacatcaaggtctcttcaaaagtcttcaaacaaggtatgtaaggctaacctaaaatatggattgagttcttccatatgcccatagatgtgttggttaggagttgtgaaaaagttgcaccttctagaaaggttttcttgagaGTTTTctctaaactatggaatgtttttagatactaatggttgattgatgattttaatgacttgagttactaaatagttatttttcatattatcgACTACAAatgtacctttgtatatagatttataggtattgacaatattcttgagttgagttttgttgagagtaaggattcatgtttcattcacatgaacccaagatgagatttcttttgtcataattgtcttgaggttgagatgggtagttgtgtgtatatatgtattgattggaacggaaataatgaattggatagttaagaatgtccctttgtttctataaattgaacataggactaaaatgaagattgtggagtagatgtttgataatgatgtgatgataatatttgacaatgatgtgatgataatatttgatggtgatgtgaatggtggtgttttgatgatggtgtaaTAATGATGCGAGTgacgatgttttgatgatggtgtgagtgatgatgtgaatagtgattatttaatatgtgtagaataattgatgaagaggtatgttgatgaggagGTTATGTGATGAATTaaattggagtctaatgtgattatgtgatatgtgaattgcatattttgagtcggttggagtcttatgagtatttttttaaaaataaagaatcttttgagaaggagttttaaatacatgatttgtgagaatttttgcataaactatttatacactattttgagtttaaaaaatgattattttcatctatgatttaaaaagagtttaagcatgagttgagtttgaaaagtcttttaattatttttgaacacgagtattttgagtataagtgagttgagtatttttactttaaaatgttgatttttCCGACATTGTAtagattttaaagagaagagtttgatgatttgagatgagtcgatttgaaagaaggtccaatgaggccagatttgattgagttttgaaaagagtctaatgagactaaatgagttgatttgaaagagtccgatgagactaaatgagcattttaagtattttactcacttaatagatatgagcatattgggtcttgggaggagtatcgagcatcaaattgggtaagagtatagtccgtactcgaaccaataaactacgtcgccaaacgtaggaggggattgaaccattaaagtcggatgcttctccAAAATGTTTGTCCGGACATTAtaagacttggttggattggatccatgattggttgatgcgttcataccctggtaaggtatgaacagacgcggcaacaacgtcggcttgttatactatcactcgctcatatggtgatggttgtcggttagagaaactcccaattgaatggattgtgcttgatctgattggtttgattgtgattgtagatgattgagttgaattgtaagacattgcataacttaatttgcatatttattgagttaagcccctttgagttgattgtaagTTGATTGCATTaatcggattggattagatgaattatgatttgataGTGTGCGATTGGactggattggattatatgatatgttgattgggttgaatggaAGTATATATGAATAGATTGGATCGGATCATATATGACCGGGTTGAGCCGATTGTATAcaattggattgaatcggatgatatatgatttgattgaactatattgtgtatgattggattggattgtatgatgtgtgattggtctttgtctagaaatgtattcttactttagacttatgactcCTTAT
Proteins encoded in this window:
- the LOC129876075 gene encoding IQ domain-containing protein IQM3-like encodes the protein MEFETHAPSCFDLNSQSPINSFLHTNVANGRKSQWPEFAGDVLPADKSTTRHEKAAMTVQKVYRSYRTRRMLADSALVAEELWWQAIDYARLNHSTISFFNVPQPETAISRWNRITLNASKVGKGLSRDGKAQKLAFQHWIEAIDPRHRYGHNLHMYYKEWCKSDAGQPFFFWLDLGDGKKVDLKECPRSKLQKQSIKYLGPQEREHYEYVVAEGKILHNLTGNHLDTTNGVPGAKWIFVMSTSKRLYAGEKKKGLFHHSSFLAGGATFAAGRLVVKDGILKSISAYSGHYRPTDDILDSFLSFLKENGVNLDEVEIKKPKDDDESYEERQSSEGRSVSDLSSISESPQVDLLKDEEKDSSSELVTSPQAEKASSYKRTLSGGLESPRAEVPKTAILQRINSKKSSKSYQLGHQLSLKWSTGAGPRIGCIADYPVELRQQALELTNLSPRPLSASSAPWKAAGLGALVSPTSASPVLCNGDVTRF